From Juglans regia cultivar Chandler chromosome 9, Walnut 2.0, whole genome shotgun sequence:
ACAGATTTACCATTTCTAAATCTCCAATTTGACCCTTCTTGAATTACTTCTCTTACTGATAACAAACTTCTCCAAATATAGAAAGGGTTGCTTCCTAGTTTTGCATTGAAAAAATTTGAGTGAGGGTAGTATTTTACCTTTAGAACACTTACTGCTAGGGAATCTGGATTTTTAATCATTCTCCAAACTTGTTTTGCTAACAAAGCTTGATTAAACTTTTCAAATTCTCTAAATCCGAGACCCCTTATTTCTCTAGCCTTCCCCATTTTTGACCAACTCATCCAGCTTgtctttctctctttatttacctGCCCCCACCAATAGTTGCTCATTAAACTGTTTAATTATTTCAGAAATCCCTTAGGAAGTTTAAAATCTTCCATTGAATATGTTGGAATAGCTTGAATCACtgattttatcaatatttctctGCCTGCTTGAGATAAAAACTTCCACTTCCAATTTGTCAATTTCCCTCATACTTTGTCTAGTATTACCTTAAAACTAATGATTCTCGATCTGCCTATTAAAGTTGTAAGGCCTATAGATTTATCATAAGAGTTTATAATTCTTACCCTTGCAACCCTTATGACAATGTCCCTTATGGAAGCCTTTGTATTGTTGCTGAAACATAGAGCAGTTTTGTCTTTGTTTATTCTTTGGCATGATGCTCTTTCATACTGACTTATGATGTAACTAAGCCTACTCCATTCTAGTGATGAGGCTTTGCAAAATAGTACattgtcatctgcaaaaaacgGATGGTTTAAGTGAAATTGATCCCTACCAATTAGTAACCTAGTAATCATCCTCTTCTATTCAGCCTTGTTTAGCATTTGAATTAGAGCTtcataacatattataaatagataGGGTGACATTGGGTCTCCCTATCTAATTCCTCTAGTAGGAGCAAATTCTGGTTGAGGAAAGCCATTCACCAGTAAAGAGTATGTGACAGTGGTAACACATTTAAGAACCAATTCTATCAATCTTCTATTGAACCCCATCTTTACCATTATTGTCTCTAGAAAACTTCACTACAATCTATCATAGACCTTGCTCATGTCCATTTTGAGTGCCATGAACCCAGTATTTCCTTTCATCTTGCAATGCATTGAATGCATAGCTTCGAAAGCAAGTACTGTATTATCTGTAATTATTCTCCCAAGAACAAATGCTATCTAATTTGAAGAAACGATGTCAGGTAGGATTTGCTTCAACCTATTTGACAGAACTTTGGCCATAATTTTGTATAAtacattacacaaactaataGGTCTATATTCTGTGACATttgagggattttttttttttttaaggaattaaGACTATGAAAGTCTTATTGATAGAATAATCCCACCTATTTCTGTTCAAAGCCTTTGTTACTGCTTCACATAGATATTTTCCTATAGTTTCCCAATGTTGTTGAAAGAAACCTGCTGAATATCTATCAGGATCAGGAGAATTGAAAGGGTTCATGCTAAATACTATTTCTTTTACCTTTGAGTACACAAATTCTAAAGTCAATATTGTATTCATTTCCTCAATAATCATCGTTGGCATGTCTTCAACACACTATGACTGGCCCATTGGATGAGATGTAACGTACAAATTAATGAAGAACTTCTGAATAATGTGATTGATGTCTTGTGTTGTAGAATAGGAATTCCCCTCTTCATCACTGATCATGTGTATGGTGTTGTTATTCTTCCTTTGATTGGcatacatatgaaaaaatttggtgTTTCGATCCCTTTCTCTGagccatttttgttttgatctttgCTTCCACTTTAGATCTTCCTGCTCCAGTTTAATATTCACATTCCTTTGCACTTGTTTGATTTCCTCTTGATAAGCTCGTGTTCTTTCTTGAAGTTGTTTCACCTTGTTAAGCTGATGTTCAATTGATTCTTTGTATAGCCTCTCTTGTCTTCTGTTCTAGTTGATGAATTGACTTTTGCATCtgtctaaattttttatgactTCAGTCACTGTATTCTTAGTGTTGTTATTCCTTTTCAAAGCTCTATTTACCATGCCCTTACAATCCTCATTTAGGCtccaactcatttcatatctgaaaagtctgcttcttcttctttgtggATAAGACTGAGAGATCAAATTTGTTAGTATGGGGCTATGATTTGAGGTTCATGCTGCTAGAGTCATAACATTAATGtcttgaaaaatgtttataaatgCAATGTTAGCAAGCACTTTATCTAATCTCTTTTTTGTGAATTCACCTCATTCTCTGTTGTTAAACCAGATAAATTTATTCCCACTAAACCCCATATCATTTAACTCACTGTCTTGCAATGCTTTTCTAAAGCCTTCCATTTGAGCCAAAGGTCTGGTGATACCCCCATGTTTTTCATGTTAATGCagtatttcattgaaatctctcATGCATAACCATGGTCTATTATCCATAGGTTTTAAAGCCTTAATAACTGCCAACTCCCTTATCTTTCTATTGTTACTAGGCTGCCATAAAAACCTATTACTGTCCATACCCTCCCAATATTAGAATCATAAATTCTAAGAGAGATATGTGATTTAGTGTAAGATTCTACCTCAATATCATCAGTGGAATGCCACATCATTGCCAAACCTGCACCATTTCCTTTATTATTCAATGTAAAACTTTTATCAAAACCTATTTTGTTCCTTATACTTTCAATCATTTCCCTTGTGCTTTTTTGTTTCAAcgagaaaaatgatttttgggcTCTTTTGCTTTACCATAAAGTAAAGCTCTCTAACTGTTCGAGGGTTCCCAaaccctcgacagttccaagtAAGGCACTTCATTACTGCTGGTGGGGCTGCTGAGCAGCCTCCACCATAGGTTCCTGAGTTATTCTCCTTTCAGGATTGAGATCCTCTTTAAATGTTTTGGTTGCACCTTGGTCATCATCCTTATCAATATTTTCATtgtctcttttcctttcattttgagCACTTGTTTCTGTCTTTTCACTCTCCATTTCTTCTAGATTTTGATGATTGCCatttcttccccttttttcaAGCTCAATTTTTTTGGTAATAAGTCCACTGTATTTGATGATTGATGTCTCAAGTAAACAAGTTGGGTTTCTCCTTCTAAATTGAGAGTTTGATTGGTTTGATTGATGTTATCAATAAACAACTGATTTTTGTTACTGATGTTTGTCTCAGCTGATGAAACTCTCTTTTGTTCTACAGGTTGGTCAACATGTCTGCTACACTCCAGCTGAACTTTTTATTTACCCTTATCCACATTTAGTTCAATTTACTGATTACAATCTTGTTGAGAGTTTTCAAAGGGGTCCATGATTGCCTCCTTCTAAGGGATTTGGTTATTATGATAATAGAGAAGGCCCCTACTATTTTGTTCCTCATCACTTTCTTGAGCTTTATACTGACCTCTGTTACCCCTGCTTGCAATTATTTTGTCCCCATTACCCATCATTGTGATAGCTGTAGCCCTTAGCCACTGTCCATACTGCGATTGAACTTCACTTCTTGAATTAGTTCTACTTCTTCCCAGTACACAACTCCTATTTACATGTTGAATTACAGCACAGtgaaagcaaaataaaagaagTCTTTCATATTTAAACTCCATCCAAAATGTTTCCCTTCTATTTTAACTAACTTCCCACGAGGTAAAGGTTTGGTAGTATCCAAATTAACTATGATCCTGAGACATTTTCCCAACCCTACCCCATCCTCATTCACATCTACTGTTAAGACCTCCCCTATTGAAGACCCTATTCTTTCCCCTATTCATATGTCATCGCTATTAAGGGCAAATCATGAAGTTGAATCCAGAAGGGTTCATGTGAAAAACTTACCTCACTCTGAGGATTACGGCCGTCAAAAGGTTGTATACATACTAggtatttgtcaaaagtccATGGTCTTCCATTGATTACTTTTTCCATGTCCACTGGTTTATGAAATTCTACTAAAAATCTATGATGCTTTATTGCATCGAAGCTCAGATAACCCTTAGGGTTCCATATCTTTGTCATGGTTGTTTGAAAAGCTTCCTTGTTTAGCTTTTTTTCCATCAACACAAATAGAAGAAGACATCTCTTGGACTTTAGATTAGCTCTTTTTGTTTCCTCTTCTGTTAAATCAACCACCTCTTTCTCTGTTTTAGTTAGTTTGAATCCTTCTAAAAGCCTTGCTAATTCATCTGCCATGTTTGTAGCTTCGACTGATTAGAAATTATACTGAAAGTTCAAAGAAAACTCCTACCCACCACCATACCCTTTACAGAAGGAAATGACCTAGTCCTTGCCTGATAAGGAAAggactttaattaatttagactTTATTGTGTTTGCTTTACCATATTTCATGTCTTTAAGTGACGATacgtttttttattatttattttgaaaatgaataatgttagttctttttttatttttttcggcAAGAATGAATAATGTTAATTATCCCCTCATTTTGTCCTCTCAAAGttattattagtgtattaaatgaataatgttagttcttttttttttctttctcgacAAGAATGAATAATGTTAGTTATCCGCTCATTTTGTCATCTCAAAGTTATTATtagtgtatttgaatttttttctaaatgaatTTTGCTACTTATCATTTCCACacataatacttatttttttttattcttcttaaactaattgaattattctacttatcatccatccactatatatttagtaagagaaaaaaataaaaataaatgtggtgtgtagagatgatgagtataatttatctttctaaattattaaaaatgttatcactaaaatatttgtatattttgtttaacatttataaaataaaaaacacaaaaaactaaTTTGAACTAGTCATAAGTTTTAGAGGGCAAAATATTCGGGCTGAGTTGTAGCACCCATTGAAAATATAGACGGAGCATATTTTATGATATTActtaataaaaatcatttcttaaaaaaaacaaagtcatACAGacttaggtttcgtttggatcatcaacctatctcaactcatcattataactttttcaaattccaacacaaaatataataaacaattcaattttttcaaattccaaaataataataatattaaaaaataatattctaacaatattttatcatctcaactcaactcaactcaactcacttcaacatccaaactcaacctAATTCGGACTTGCAAGCCCTGTATagactatttgaaaaaaaatatataactcacatgaaaacatatatttttttatagtgagttctactttttttttttttaagaaattgcaTGAAGTTACACACCCTAAACTAATATCTTTTAATActtatatctagtattaaaaGTCTTATGATCTTGATATATTTGAGTTAAAAATATAACCACACTTTCTTAAAGAGTTGTGtgaaaattgtatatataaaccatgaatgttatatacaattttagggTATATAAATACTGTATActttcttagaaaaaaatagagtccactatttaaaaagtaattttttaatgtgggtctcatatttaccTACTTTGAAACGGTGCTTGCACACCCTAAaagtacaagaaaaattatactcattatcCTCACACAGTGTATGGATGCTGAGTAGaagaaatcaattagtttaagaataataaaataacaaaattaaaaaaataaaaataaatatagtatatgaggataataagtaacaaaactcaaattacaaatatcatttctcataacaatatatatagattttctcatttataatattggatattttttttagaataatggTTTAAAAAGTTTCGAGCATATAAATTTTGTGCAGGCCTTTTGTAAAAAAtggatttataataaaaataaattaagaaatttttttttattggtggaACCATATTTTCTACAAAGGATCTTTGCGAAACTTGTACTTCTAAGATTTGTACCTCATATTACTTTCAATACAGATTAAAATTTGAGCaatcatttacaaaaaaaaaaaaaatactttaaacttatcaacttaTGTGAATaactattgataaaatttaagatgaaaataatatttgttgtaaatattgtataatctCAATAAGTAATGCTACTATAGCCCATAAGTTATATCACTCGCCTTGCTCTTGATGTGACACCAAGATGTAGTGCAACatgtcttattaaaaaaatttatattcaaaacaatcattcgaaaatataaaaatatgaagacTAAAACTTAAGATTATATCTACctgtttgtgtttttatttttatttttttttaagtcatatGGCAGCACATTGTGGTATCACTTTAATGGGACAAAATAAGTGATATAAATTAGGGGGCATGGTAGCGTTACTCAATCTCAAGATACTcacatttttttactatttgagATAATTTAACATCTTGCAATTCTTGCAATATTTGATTAAGAGAAATGCTACTATACAGAGTGAAGTATATCGTTAGAGTTGTCCCGATGACGTGTCACGGCTAGAATGTGGTGTCacataacttattaaaaaaattaaaaataaacataaaaaggatagaaaatcatttttttggtgttttcaaactctattttcttttagatatatatatatatatataattttttttctattttttaaatttttaaataagtcaTGTGGAACCAAATAATAGTGTCACATCAATAAAGCAACTCCAAAGGTACATTTAAGGTGGTAGAGTAGCAAGACTCTTTGATTAAACATagaatttataaagaaatatcTGAGCATTGGGCACGTTGTTTTTGTAAGAAATCAGCGAATCTACTGGTACACAAAAATACACAACtctatatagaaaatattacgTTAATTCACATCAAACGTAAGCACCAAGAAATCTACTCCAGTAGGGGTGGTCAGTGGAGCATCGCCTTGTGTCCACCACCCCAACCCCGCATGGGTGGCGTGGGCAATCCCACTCACACAATGCAGGGGTAGGGGCAAGCTAGGCCTAAACCTACCCCCATCCGCACCTCAGGCTGGGATTAAGTCCAgcccaaaacatatatatagatatatatatatatatatatacatacacatatattaaaaaaaaattgttaccaAAATGATGTTGCTTtagtaacaatttttttttttataaaagcaacGACGTCTTTTTGGAGGGGGTTTAGGGGATGTTAGGggaatgaaatgatatgaaaattttgtgaatagtaataaaataatttaagttaagtatttaaaggattttgggaaatgagagataaaaaattaaataaaaaaattataaaattaaaatattattagaatattatttttatttttggacttgaaaaaattgcattattttttgtttgaaaatttaaaaaagttgtaatgattagctTGAAAAAGTCGTAATGactagtttgaaagtgtttatatttaaataaaatttgaaaatgaaatgaaatgagataaggttagatgaaatgatataagattatatgagattaaatatatttccaaacatccccttaatTTAACCCTAGCCACCTCCTCCCATTGTGACTCTCTCTTCCCCCCACCCTATGTCTCTCATCAAATTCCTCTTAATTCCTCTCTGCTCTCAACCTTGCCACGACACCACAGTCTCTCCTTtgatctcttcctctctcccgagttcttctctctctgtctccttCTTCCTGACTATTTCTttgcaaatgatttttcttactagtttaggattttttttactgtgaatttattgtatattttagtattttgttgtggatttttattttttgtggatttgtgatttgttttttttttttttatttgtgattttttttatttttttacaattgtgAAGCTGTAGGTGGGCGGTGGATTGGAGGTTTGGGTAGCACCCCAACACCACAACATTTTTCGGGCAACATTTAAAGCCCACTCTCAATCAGGCTGGTGATAAAAAGTCATCAACAATTATAAGGTGGAACAATGCATTGATCTTACACGAAccattcatatcatatgggtTTAAAGGGACCTAGATCCTACTTCGGAGTGtactaattttattgaaaaaaggtatatttataagttgttATAGCAAAAATTTTTGATAATGcatatttatatgacataatttaatttaaaaaagaaattttaaaatctaaatcttataaataaaattttaccatGTAAGTGGGCTTTTCCGCTTGAGGAGGATGGTCCCTTCTTGTTCTTTCTTCTACTTTTGGATTTGAGATGTTTATTTCGGCCCAAGAAGGGCCCAGAATGAGGTCCAACTTAAATCGGTCGGATCCTATAGAATTTGGTCCCTTcttttgtaaagaaaaagaaaaagaaaagaaaaacttcatCGTTCTGTGCTGTCTGTATATGTCCGCGCACGCGTGCGAAAGGCCAGAGCATAGCAAAGCGGAGCGGAGTAATCTGAGTTGAACAAGAAGCAGGCTCCGCTCGTCGTTCTCAGTTAGGACGATGTGAAGCAGATCCGCATCGCTATCCGAACCGAACAACCTCGAACCCTATAATACCCAGAAAACTCTACCCCCAACAGAACATTAACATACCGTAGGTAAATTACTAAATGTTGAATTAAATATTGAGAAAAATTGTCCCTTTACTGTGTTATCTCggttcatttttccttttttcggcgttttcgaaaaaaaatttgacttattgtcttttggttttgattttttttttatgaaaggtTAGAGAACTTATTCGTCGTGAGTGGATCTTCATGGCCGTCGTTGAGAATGCTGCGGTGGAGTTGGTGTTGAGCGTGGGCTCCTCGAGCCGAAACTTGGAGATTCCTTTGCTGGAATCAGGGGGTGCAGCTGCGGCACCGACGTCATCATTGAACGGTTACGATCAGATCAACCACGGCCACGTGCGACACCTTATGGACCCCCAGAGCTTACAAAACAACGGGGAAGTCCCGATTCTGATGCACCATCACGATCAGCCGCTTTACGTTACTCCCACGGTGCACGTGAGCGGCGGCCAGATGCCCCAGACGAGCTTCGATGCGAAGATCGTGGCCCACCGATCCAACGAAAGGGATTTCACGAGGAATGGGGACGCCATGACCGGCGGCGGAGAGAGCTTCAATCGGGACTTGAGGGAGTTACAGGAGCTGTTCTCGAAGCTGAACCCTATGGCCAAGGAGTTTGTGCCTCCGTCGCTAATTGGTTTGAATGATGGGTTCCACGCTAACAACTTGGCAATGTACGGCAACAACGGGAATGAGTTTATTAATGGCAACGCCGGCCGACGGGTATgtcttatatatacataaatatcatttctctttcttgtcTTGTAGATCCTTTGTTCGGTGGTCGAGATAATAAtggaaaaaagaacataaaaatgaTAGCTTTCTAGCTTTCTTGCAGGATAATTTGGTCTTTGAAGCATGATAAGTTTGTTCTTGGGTTTAGTTGGGTacatagtattttttttctcaggTTCAAAACCCTAATAGGGTTTAGGTTTCCGGATTTTAGCAATTAAATGTTTCATGGTCGGTGTTAGTCTCAGAGGAAGAATTATAATCAAGGGAAAAGGAGACCGAACACCAGGACAGGTTTGGCTCAGCGAGAGGAGTCCATTCGGAGGACTGTTTA
This genomic window contains:
- the LOC108993783 gene encoding polyadenylate-binding protein-interacting protein 12-like isoform X1; this translates as MAVVENAAVELVLSVGSSSRNLEIPLLESGGAAAAPTSSLNGYDQINHGHVRHLMDPQSLQNNGEVPILMHHHDQPLYVTPTVHVSGGQMPQTSFDAKIVAHRSNERDFTRNGDAMTGGGESFNRDLRELQELFSKLNPMAKEFVPPSLIGLNDGFHANNLAMYGNNGNEFINGNAGRRSQRKNYNQGKRRPNTRTGLAQREESIRRTVYVSDIDQQVTEEQLAALFINCGMVVDCRICGDPNSVLRFAFIEFTDEESARAALDLSGTMLGFYPVRVLPSKTAIAPVNPTFLPRTEDEREICARTIYCTNIDKKVSQADVKLFFESVCGEVFRLRLLGDYNHSTRIAFVEFLMAESAIAALNCSGVILGSLPIRVSPSKTPVRPRAPRPPIH
- the LOC108993783 gene encoding polyadenylate-binding protein-interacting protein 12-like isoform X3, coding for MAVVENAAVELVLSVGSSSRNLEIPLLESGGAAAAPTSSLNGYDQINHGHVRHLMDPQSLQNNGEVPILMHHHDQPLYVTPTVHVSGGQMPQTSFDAKIVAHRSNERDFTRNGDAMTGGGESFNRDLRELQELFSKLNPMAKEFVPPSLIGLNDGFHANNLAMYGNNGNEFINGNAGRRSQRKNYNQGKRRPNTRTGLAQREESIRRTVYVSDIDQQVTEEQLAALFINCGMVVDCRICGDPNSVLRFAFIEFTDEESARAALDLSGTMLGFYPVRVLPSKTAIAPVNPTFLPRTEDEREICARTIYCTNIDKKVSQADVKLFFESVCGEVFRLRLLGDYNHSTRIAFVEFLMLQCMAT
- the LOC108993783 gene encoding polyadenylate-binding protein-interacting protein 12-like isoform X2, coding for MAVVENAAVELVLSVGSSSRNLEIPLLESGGAAAAPTSSLNGYDQINHGHVRHLMDPQSLQNNGEVPILMHHHDQPLYVTPTVHVSGGQMPQTSFDAKIVAHRSNERDFTRNGDAMTGGGESFNRDLRELQELFSKLNPMAKEFVPPSLIGLNDGFHANNLAMYGNNGNEFINGNAGRRRKNYNQGKRRPNTRTGLAQREESIRRTVYVSDIDQQVTEEQLAALFINCGMVVDCRICGDPNSVLRFAFIEFTDEESARAALDLSGTMLGFYPVRVLPSKTAIAPVNPTFLPRTEDEREICARTIYCTNIDKKVSQADVKLFFESVCGEVFRLRLLGDYNHSTRIAFVEFLMAESAIAALNCSGVILGSLPIRVSPSKTPVRPRAPRPPIH